One Osmerus eperlanus chromosome 13, fOsmEpe2.1, whole genome shotgun sequence genomic region harbors:
- the sox3 gene encoding transcription factor Sox-3, with amino-acid sequence MYNMMETEIKSPLPQSNSGSAAGAKNNSANDQDRVKRPMNAFMVWSRGQRRKMAQENPKMHNSEISKRLGADWKLLTDAEKRPFIDEAKRLRAMHMKEHPDYKYRPRRKTKTLLKKDKYSLPGGLLAPGANAVNNAVSVGQRMDSYAHMNGWTNSAYSLMQDQLAYPQHHSMNSPQIQQMHRYEMAGLQYPMMSSAQTYMNAASTYSMSPAYTQQTSSAMGLGSMASVCKTEPSSPPPAITSHSQRACLGDLRDMISMYLPPGGDSADHTSLQTSRLHSVHPHYQTAGTGVNGTLPLTHI; translated from the coding sequence ATGTATAATATGATGGAGACCGAAATAAAGAGCCCGCTCCCGCAGTCCAATTCGGGCTCTGCGGCGGGCGCCAAGAACAACAGTGCCAACGACCAGGACCGGGTTAAGCGGCCAATGAACGCCTTCATGGTCTGGTCCCGTGGACAGCGGAGAAAGATGGCACAAGAGAATCCCAAAATGCACAACTCAGAGATCAGCAAGCGGCTGGGGGCAGACTGGAAACttctgacagacgctgagaagAGACCTTTCATAGACGAGGCCAAGCGTCTGCGCGCCATGCACATGAAGGAGCACCCGGATTATAAATACCGTCCCCGTAGGAAGACCAAGACCCTACTCAAGAAAGACAAGTATTCTTTGCCTGGGGGACTCTTGGCGCCAGGTGCCAATGCTGTCAACAACGCTGTCTCGGTGGGGCAGCGGATGGACAGTTACGCTCACATGAATGGGTGGACAAATAGTGCTTACTCTCTCATGCAGGACCAGTTGGCCTACCCTCAGCACCACAGCATGAACAGCCCCCAGATCCAGCAGATGCACCGGTACGAGATGGCAGGGCTCCAGTACCCTATGATGTCCTCAGCGCAGACCTACATGAACGCGGCGTCCACGTACAGCATGTCTCCAGCTTACACGCAGCAGACCTCGAGCGCCATGGGCTTGGGCTCCATGGCCTCAGTGTGCAAGACCGAGCCGAGCTCCCCACCCCCGGCCATTACCTCCCACTCACAGAGAGCGTGTTTGGGTGATCTGAGGGATATGATAAGCATGTACCTGCCTCCCGGAGGAGACAGCGCAGACCATACCTCCCTGCAGACAAGTCGgttacacagtgtacatccgcACTATCAGACCGCGGGGACTGGCGTCAATGGAACGCTACCCCTAACCCACATCTAA